The DNA region CTGCGTCCAGGGCGCCCCCGGCACCGGCAAGACGGCCGTCGGCCTGCACCGCGCCGCCTACCTCCTCTACACCCACCCGCAGCGGATCCGCCGCTCCGGCCTGCTCATCCTCGGCCCCAACCGCACCTTCCTGCGGTACATCGCGGAGGTCCTGCCCTCCCTCGGCGAGACCGGGGTGCGCCAGTCCACCGTCAGGGACGAGATCGCCCGGCAGCCGGTGCGGGCCGCGGACGGGCCCGAGGCCGCCGTCGTGAAGCACGACGCCCGGATGGCCGAGGTGCTGCGGCGCGCGCTGTACGCCCGGGTGCGGCCGGGCGGCGCCGAGCCGCTCGCGGTGCCGGACGGCTCGTACCGCTGGCGGGTGCCCGCCGGTGACCTGGACCGGATCGTCGCGGACGTACGCGCGGAGGAACCGCCGTACGAGACCGGCCGCGAGCGCGTGCGCACCCGCGTCGTGCGCCACATCCAGGAACAGGCCGAACGGCGCGCGGGCCCCGTCGGCGACGCCTGGCTGCAGAAGGTCTCCCGTGCCAGGCCCGTCTCCGCCTTCGTCGACGCGGTGTGGCCGAGGGCGCGGCCGGAGGAGGTGCTCGCCGAACTCCTTTCGGACGCGCGCGTGTTGGCGGCCGCCGCGGACGGTGTCCTCGACGAGGCGGAGCAGCAGGCGATCGGCTGGGACCGGGCGCCGCGCTCGTACCGGTCCGCGAAGTGGTCGGACGCCGACCTCGTGCTGCTCGACGAGCTCGCGGGCCTCGTCGAGCGGCCCGCGGGCTACGGCCACATCGTCGTCGACGAGGCACAGGACCTCTCGCCCATGGAGTGCCGCGCCATCGCGCGCCGCGCCGACTTCGGCTCGCTCACCGTCCTCGGCGACCTCGCTCAGGGCACCACGCCGTGGGCGGCCCGCGACTGGCCCACGCTCCTCGCCCACCTGGGCGAGCCGGACACCCCCGTGACCCCGCTGACCACCGGTTTCCGCGTCCCGCAGGCGATCGTCACCCTCGCCAACCGGCTGCTCGACGGCCTCGGCGTCGACGTGCCGCCCGCCCGCTCCCTGCGCGGGGACGGCGAACTCGCCGTGCACCGTGTCGACGGTGACCGCGACGTGGCCGCCGCCACCGTCGACGCGGTGCGCCGCGCACTGGCCCACGAGGGCTCGATCGGGGTCATCGCCGCCGACAGCGCCGTCGCGGGGGTGCGGGCCGCGCTGACGGCGGCGGGCGTCGAGCCCGCGGGCCCCGACGAACTGGGCGCCCGCGTCACGGTCGTGCCCGCCTCGCTCGCCAAGGGCCTGGAGTACGACCATGTGGTGGCCGTCGAACCGGCCGACATCGTGGCGGCGGAGGAACGCGGGGCGCACCGGCTGTACGTGGTGCTGACCAGGGCGGTCTCCCGCCTGGACGTGGTGTGCGGGCGGGAGGTGCCCTGGGCCGCGGCCTAGGTGTTGCCCCGGTGGGCCGGTGCGCGCTCCGCCCTGCGGCCGGGGGCCCCGCCGGTTATGTTGACGCGATGGAGGACCACTCGGCATGAGCCCCCGCAACCCCCACTCCGACACCCTCACCGCGGCCGACGACGACGGGCGGTACGCCCTGCGGATGGAGCGCCGCCTGGGCCGCCCGCCCGCGGAGGTCTGGGACGCGCTCACCCGGCCCGAGCGGCTGGCGCACTGGTTTCCGTCGGAGGTACGGGTCGAGCTGGTGCAGGGGGGTGCGGTGGAGTTCGTGTTTCCCGCGGAGGCCCATGGGGCTGGTGAGGGTGGGGAGGCCGGTGATGCCGGTGCGGCGGCCGAGTCCGGCATGACCGGGGTGGTGACCGACCTCGACGAGCCCCGGCTGTTCGCCTTCACCTGGGGCGAGGACCACCTGCGCTGGGAGATCGCCCCGGACCCGGAGACCGGCGGTGCGCTGCTCACCCTCGTCCACACCTTCGGCGACCGGTTCGGCGCGCCGAGCTTCGGCGCGGGCTGGCACCTGTGCCTCACGGCGCTGGGCGCCCATCTGGACGGCGACGCGCCCGACCCCGCCGTGGAGACGGTGGACAAGGGGGAGTTGCACGAGGCCTATCTGGAGCAGTTCGACCTGGGCGGCGGGGAGATCACCGGCACCAGGACCGTGCGTTTCGAGCGGCAGCTGGTACGGGACGCGGAGGCCGTCTGGGCCGAACTCACCCAGGGCGTGGGTGTGTCGGAGGGCCTGCTCGCACCCGTCGGCCTCGCCGCCGAGGGGGTGCCCCCGGGCCCGGTCACGGAGGTGCGGGCCCCCGTCCTCTGCGCGTACGCGAGCCCGGCGGGCGGCTCGGTCAGGTGGAAGCTCGGGGCGGGCACGGGGTACGGGGCGCGGCTCGTCCTCACGCACACGGGGGCCGCGGACGCGAGGGCGGCACTGGCGGCTTGGCACGCGCGGCTGGAGCTGTTGGCGGGGCGGTTGTTGGAGGGGTAGTGCGGGGGTGTGGGTGTGGGTGTGGGTGTGGGGTGGCGCTCGGTACGCCGTCGTCGCGCCGTCGTGCGGAGGGCTGGTGCGGCTCACGCCGTCCCGTGAGGTGCGGGACCACCATCCCTCACGCCGTCCCGTGAGGTGCGGGACCACCCCGCTCACGCCGCCCCATGAGGCCCGGGACCACCCCGCTCACGCCGCCCCGTGCGGATTCGCCGCCGTCCCCTCCGTGCTCAGGAGCACCACCGTCGCCCCGGCCCCGAGGCCCAGCTCCGCCCGGCGCCCCCGTGCCCCCGCCCCGGTCAGCGCCGCCCGCGCCCCCGCGAGGGCCGCCGCCCCGCACGGCCCCGACGACACCCCGAGCGCCCTCAAGTCCCCCACCGCCGCGAGCGCTTCGGCGTCGGGTACCGCCACCGCCGCGTCCAGGCCCGCCCGCAGCACCGGCCAGGCGAGGCCGGACAGCGTGCCGCAGTTCAGCCCGGCCATCACCGTCTCCCCGGCCACCACGGGCACCGATTCGCCCCGCACCAGGCTCGCGAGCGCGGGTGCGGCCTCCGTCGGCTCCACGGCGAGCAGCGCCGGGCCGCGCGCGCCCCGGCTCCGGTAGTGCGTGACGGCCGCCTGCGCCAGCGAACCCACCCCCACCGGCACGGCCATCAGGTCGAGGCCGTCGGCGCCCGCGTCGGCCAACTGCCCGTCCACCTCGGCGAAGAGCGTGGAGTACCCCTCCACGATCCGCGCGGGCACCTCCTCGTACCCCTCCCACGCCATGTCCTGCACCAGGACCGAGCCCTGTGCCCGTGCCGCCGCCGCGGCCTCCCGCACCGCCCGGTCGTAGTCCCCGGCGACCCGCGTCACCCGCGCCCCCTCGCCCTCGATCGCGGCCGCCGCCCCGGGGTGCACCCCCTGCGACACGAACACATGGGCCCGTTGACCCAGTTGACGCGCGATCCGGGCCACCGCACGCCCGTGGTTGCCGTCGGTCGCCGTGACCAGTTCCACGGGGGCGTCCGACGCGCGCTCCGCGAGGACGCGGTGCACGGCCCAGGACGCGCCGAGCGCCTTGAACGCGGGCAGGCCGAGCCGCGCCGACTCGTCCTTCACGAAGACCCGACCGACGCCCAACTCGGCGGCGAGAGAGGGGAGTTCGGTGAGGGGAGTGGGGGCGTACTCGGGGAGCGTGGCGTGGAAGGCGCCGACGTCGGCGGGTGCGGGGGCGCAGGACCACTCGCGTGCGGCGGGGCGGGCGTACCAGGCGGGCGGGGCGCCGGGGGCGCCGGGGGCGGCGGTGTGGGGGGACGTGGTGCGGGACTCGGTGGTGGAGCCGGTGTCGGTCATGGGACAACCCTGCGGCGCATCGCACCCTTCGGTCGAGCTCGTCTTTCCGACGTGCATTCGTCGGTGGAACCGAAGGGATCGAGGGCGGTCGCGAGGGCGCCCACCCGGCGAAAGGGTGCCGTCGCCACGTACGACCTCCACCGCCTGCGCCTCCCGCGCGAGCTGAAGCACCGCGGCACCCTCGCGGCCGTCGCCGCCGCCCTCGCGCTCGTCCCGGCCGCGCTCACCCGGCCGCACCCCCTGCCCGCCCGCCAGGCCTGCCTCCCCACCCGCCCGACCCGCCCCTCCCGCCCCCTGGTGCCCCACTCGGCGCCGCTGTGGCACCGCGACGGCGCCAACCCGTCCCCGTACACCCTCCTGATTCCCGCCCGCGCCACGCCCTGACGCCCTTCTGGCGCGGCGAGGGCCACTTCTCGCCGATCGAATGCCCGAGAGGAAACCCCAGCTCACGGGGGGTATGGGCGGGCTCCCTGACGCGCTGTGCGCCGCACCTCACCCCTCGTGGCACCACCTGGGTGCCAAGCGGGGTTGCGTTGGCGCCATAGTGATGCCATGCTGGCGTCATGAACAGCACGGCTCCAGGGGGCTGAGAACGCCGGCCCGCCGGAGCGACGCAGGACCCCCCCATCCGCCCGCTGCGACCAGCGGGTCCGCACACCTCAGCTCAGACAGGACGGCCATGCCTACTTTCGACACCCCCGAGCCCCTCTCCGCCCTCATCGAGTTCGAGATCGGCACCGCCCGCATCTCCGCCGGAAAGCGCCTGGACACCGTCGTCTCGGTGCTCCCGAGCGACGGCCGCGAGGACGTCGACGTGAAGGCCGCGGAGCAGGTCCAGGTCACGTGCAACAACGGCCGCCTGGCCGTCAAGGGCCCCAAGAAGCGCTCGCTGTTCGGCAAGGGCGGCTCGATCGAGGTCA from Streptomyces flavofungini includes:
- a CDS encoding SRPBCC family protein gives rise to the protein MSPRNPHSDTLTAADDDGRYALRMERRLGRPPAEVWDALTRPERLAHWFPSEVRVELVQGGAVEFVFPAEAHGAGEGGEAGDAGAAAESGMTGVVTDLDEPRLFAFTWGEDHLRWEIAPDPETGGALLTLVHTFGDRFGAPSFGAGWHLCLTALGAHLDGDAPDPAVETVDKGELHEAYLEQFDLGGGEITGTRTVRFERQLVRDAEAVWAELTQGVGVSEGLLAPVGLAAEGVPPGPVTEVRAPVLCAYASPAGGSVRWKLGAGTGYGARLVLTHTGAADARAALAAWHARLELLAGRLLEG
- a CDS encoding pyridoxal-phosphate dependent enzyme, whose product is MTDTGSTTESRTTSPHTAAPGAPGAPPAWYARPAAREWSCAPAPADVGAFHATLPEYAPTPLTELPSLAAELGVGRVFVKDESARLGLPAFKALGASWAVHRVLAERASDAPVELVTATDGNHGRAVARIARQLGQRAHVFVSQGVHPGAAAAIEGEGARVTRVAGDYDRAVREAAAAARAQGSVLVQDMAWEGYEEVPARIVEGYSTLFAEVDGQLADAGADGLDLMAVPVGVGSLAQAAVTHYRSRGARGPALLAVEPTEAAPALASLVRGESVPVVAGETVMAGLNCGTLSGLAWPVLRAGLDAAVAVPDAEALAAVGDLRALGVSSGPCGAAALAGARAALTGAGARGRRAELGLGAGATVVLLSTEGTAANPHGAA
- a CDS encoding HelD family protein gives rise to the protein MTAPGTSSDTPAPATAPTPDAALARERQYHDRCRAALAAMVDGAQEHVVTGEHVAASGADAEVLGYQLRSRAKEMRELPDAPLFFGALDFAADADAAGDHRGQRYHVGRLRITEDPAAPPLVVDWRAPVSRAFYQAGVRDPQGVAVRRRFGWAPGSAGDSADLTGLEDEYLAGPGDERLAAAGGHLAAVDGGHPAAEGEAAATAPRSRILTGEIERPRVGPMRDIAATIQPEQDDLVRAALTETVCVQGAPGTGKTAVGLHRAAYLLYTHPQRIRRSGLLILGPNRTFLRYIAEVLPSLGETGVRQSTVRDEIARQPVRAADGPEAAVVKHDARMAEVLRRALYARVRPGGAEPLAVPDGSYRWRVPAGDLDRIVADVRAEEPPYETGRERVRTRVVRHIQEQAERRAGPVGDAWLQKVSRARPVSAFVDAVWPRARPEEVLAELLSDARVLAAAADGVLDEAEQQAIGWDRAPRSYRSAKWSDADLVLLDELAGLVERPAGYGHIVVDEAQDLSPMECRAIARRADFGSLTVLGDLAQGTTPWAARDWPTLLAHLGEPDTPVTPLTTGFRVPQAIVTLANRLLDGLGVDVPPARSLRGDGELAVHRVDGDRDVAAATVDAVRRALAHEGSIGVIAADSAVAGVRAALTAAGVEPAGPDELGARVTVVPASLAKGLEYDHVVAVEPADIVAAEERGAHRLYVVLTRAVSRLDVVCGREVPWAAA